The Natrinema caseinilyticum genomic sequence CAGTACGTTTTCGCTTAGTTTTCGAATCGGGCCTGGATGAACGGCTGGACGTCGTCGATATCGCTCAGTCGGGAGTCGCTCAACAGCACCGCCTCCGTCTCTTCGAGTGGAACCGAGAGACTGATCTCCTTCGTACGACCGTACCGGCCCTTCGAGACCACGATCGCGTTGACGATGCCGAGCATGTCGAGTTCGCTGATGAGATCCGTCACGCGACGCTGCGTCAGGACGTCCGCGTCGATCTCCTCACAGAGTCGTTTGTAAATGTTGAACACTTCGCCGGTGTTGATGCTGTGAACGCCGTTTTTCTCGAGCAGAATAATCGCGAAGAGGACGAGTTTACTCTGCGTGGGCAGCGTACGGACGACTTCGACCACGCGATCGAGTTCGATCTTGTCCTGGGCCTGTCGGACGTGTTCTTCCACGATCGTTTCGGCCTGGGACCGCTCGGCCAGCTCGCCCGCCGTGCGAAGCAGATCCAGCGCACGTCTCGCGTCACCGTGTTCTTGTGCCGCAAACGCCGCACACAACGGGATCACGTCCTCGGAGAGCGCTCCGTCCTTGAACGCGACCTCCGAGCGGTGTTCCAAAATATCTCGTAGCTGATTCGCGTCGTACGGCGGGAAGACGATCTCCTCTTCACCCAGCGAGGATTTGACCCGCGGATCGAGAAAGTCCGTGAACTTCAAATCGTTACTGATCCCGATGATCGACACTCGCGAGTTCTCGAGTTCGGAATTCATCCGCGAGAGATTGTACAGCGTATCGTCGCCGCTTTTCTCGACGAGTTTGTCGATTTCGTCGAGCATGATGACGACGACCCGCTCGTCGTAATCGACGGCGTCGAAAAAGACGCTGTACACACGGTCGGTCGGCCACCCCGTCATCGGAACTTCCTCGAAGGACTCCTTGTCGTCCTCGAGTTCTGCTATTCGGTCGTCGACATCGTCACGAGTATCGAACGGGGTGGACTCGAGGGGGTGTGTCGCCGGGGTCGTCGCGTGATCGGTGGCTGCGGAGTCGGGGAACGAAGAATCCGTCGTTTTGGAATCCGAGGTTGCGGAATCGGACGGTGTGGAATCGAGGTCGTCGCCGCTACCGATCGTGCGATCGGATCGGTCGACGGACGACGCAGCGTGTTCGTCTGGAGACCCCTCCATTTCAGGTGGAGAACCGGACGACTCCGTCTCCTTTTTGCCTCCAGTCGAAGCGGTGGAATGTGGTTCACGTTCCCCGTCGGAGACGAACTCGAACGGATCCGACACCGTCCGGTCGCCCGAATCGGGACGACCGTCAGTAGCGTCCCCATCGGAATTGGCCTCGTACTCGGCTACGTCATCCAGCAGCGACTCGAGGTCTGCTATTCGATCGTCGATTCGTTTCTCGTTCTTTTCGATGAATTTGTTCGCGAGCTGAGCGAGGACGCGGTACTGTGTATCGGTGACCTCGCAGTTGATGTATTCGACGTCACACGGGACGCTGTACTTCTGTGAAGTGCTCTCGAGTTCTTTGCTGACGAATTTGGCGCTCGCAGTCTTTCCGGTCCCGGTTTTTCCGTAGATGAGAATGTTCGATGGGGTTTCGCCGCGGAGCGCAGCGACGAGGATCGTCGCCATTTTGTTGATTTGATCGCTCCGATGGGGTAATTCGTGCGGTGTATAGGACGGGCGAAGGACTTCCTTGTTCCCGAAAATCGGTTCGCCACTGAGCAAATCGTCGAACAGGCCCTGGTTCGACTCCTCTTCGGTGCCGATATCTGGGTTCTCCAAGTTCGACGAGAACACGTTCGTTCCGTCGATCTCGGTCTCGTCTGATCCTGCGATTTCTGAGTCGTCGTCTGACATTCGTCGTATGCGAACCCCCTTATTTCGAGTGGAAACCCGAACCAGTAGCGAGGAATTTCACAGTGTGATGGCCTCCTCCAGAGAATCCACCGATTCATACGTCCGATCCGGGTCCAGTTGATGCAAACGAAACAGAGGAAAAGCATGCTAATAAATTCTTCCCTTCCTCTTGGCCCGTGCGTGAGAATAAATAGAGACGTACCTGTAACAGAAATTTCCGTGGAGACCGACGTGAGGGGCCACAGCGGAAGAACGTGCAGAACGAGAGGACGTTGCCAAACTCTTGTCCTGCAGTGGAGTCGACGACAAAATCGAGTTCTCACTCGAGACGAAGAGCCGAGTGGAACCGATCACTTTCGGTTCGAAATCCAGTTCGACGTCGCTTTGCTGGTCGATGTGACCCGGGAGACGATCGTCGAACAGGGCGAGTGGCACGCGGTGAGTGTTACTAACTATATCGGTGATTGCCGACCGGTACCGCTACTCGAGTCGGGTCAAAAACAGTTCGGTTCAAATGCGTCGGACGTTTCGGTTCAGATACGTTGAATTTCTCACGACGGATCGAATCCTTGATTCGATAAAGGGCAGTGGCTCGACCAGCACATTGCCACCGAAAGAGAGGCCGTTCGATCCGAGTGACGCACCGGGATTAGTGTGCATCAGTTGATATATTTTCGACTCCGTGAGTTGGATTCAGCCTGTCGAGTTACGTTCGTTCACCCCTCGACAGGATTGGTCCCGGAAGATGCCCTATCGATCATTCCTCGGAGGGGGTGGCTGAGGTGAATTCATCGATTGTGTCCGTCTAACAGTTGCAGGGGTGGACAATGAAAGAGTGTTCAGTGAAAGAGCGGTGAGCGAAGCCACAGGTAGGAGCGGAGGTGTTGGTTAACGAGTTGGTTAACCTCTACCCCCCCACCCCTTCGTTTCAGGTGGAACGGATGGAAGGGGAGGGGTGGGTGACGGAGAATTTAGGACGGGAAGTTTTATTAGGTAGGGTGCAAAACAGTATCCGCAGAACTAGCAAAGTTGAACTAGTTGCTAGGGTTCATCTTTGTGTTACTAGTCTAAACTAGAACGCACGTTCTGTACAGCTAGAGTTACTAGACACACGATCAAATTACTAGAGCGGCCTTCTCCCTCGAGTTCACGCGGTAAATCACTTCTCTCTCCCCTGCAGCGGAAGTAACGGGGGACTGACCCGCTACTACATCCGATCGGCTCGTTCAATCCGTCTCCGGTCCTGGCGATCTCCACCTGAAACGAAGGGGTGGGGGGGCTGTCTCCGAGATCACCTTCTGGTATTATGTGTCATTGTGTGCTAGTATATCTCCCTTCTTCATTCAATGATAATTGTTATCAATACGATTCACACGCGATAAGACTCATGACCTCACGACGTTGTCAACCATCACGACAATGTTAGGTGTCATGAAGTTGTCAAGTGACGCGATGCGTATCACGATGTATCGGTACGGATTACACAGGACATTCCTGACCGAGACTCACTCCAACTCGTCGAACTGTCACTTCGTCTGACGTAGTCTTAAGTGAGTTCAGTTTGTAGTGAGCGCAGATGCACCCCGCGGTGCTGGAGGCCCCCACAGATGGGACTGTTCACAGAACTCAAAGATAGTATCTCTCGGGTCACGGATCGCCTGTTCTCGGAACAGGAACCGAAACGTATCGGTATCTACGGTCCACCGAACGCCGGCAAAACGACGCTTGCAAACCGAATCGCACGCGACTGGACTGGCGATGCGATCGGTGCGGAAAGTCACGTCCCTCACGAAACGCGACGCGCACGACGGAAAGAGAACGTCGAGATCGAACGGGATGGCAAGACGGTGACCATCGACATCGTCGATACACCCGGTGTGACGACGAAGGTCGATTACGAGGAGTTCACCGACGAGATGGACGAAGAGGACGCTATTCGTCGGTCCCGGGAAGCCACCGAGGGCGTCGCCGAGGCGATGCACTGGCTTCGAGAAGACGTCGACGGCGTTATCTATGTTCTAGATAGTGCTGAAGACCCGATCACACAGGTCAACACGATGCTGATCGGCATCATCGAATCCCGTGATCTTCCAGTTCTCATCTTCGCGAACAAAACCGATCTCGAGGAATCGAGCGTCAAGCGGATCGAAGACGCATTTCCGCAGCACACGACCATTCCGCTCTCCGCGAAGGAGGGCAACAACATGGAGGAAGTGTACGGCAAGATCGCGGAGTACTTCGGGTGATAACGATGCCGAAAGCTACCAACGCCGACGACTCTGACCCATCTGACGGCGTACAGATCGACCTGATCAGCGGGGAGCGGATGGACGGTATGGCAACGATGGAGAAGATCAGGATGATCTTGGACGGCGTCCACGACGGTAACATCGTCGTCCTCGAGGAGGGATTGACTCCCGACGAGGAGAGTCGACTCATCGAGGTGACGATGGCCGAGATCAGTCCCGACGAATTCAACGGGATCGAAATCGAGACCTATCCGAAATCCGAGACTCGCGACTCATCGCTGCTCGGCCGCATTATGGGGACCGATCAGACGGAAACGAAACTGACGGTGATCGGCCCGGCAAACCAGATAGAGACGCTCCACAAGGACGAAACGCTCATCAGCGCGCTCGTGTCCCGCAACTAATGCCTCATCAGTGTACGAACTGCGGCCGGACGTTCGCCGACGGCTCCAAGGAAATGCTGTCGGGCTGTCCCGATTGCGGCGGCAACAAATTTCAGTTCGCGCCGACTGCCGCGGCCGCAGCTGAATCGTTCGACGATGGCGGTGACTCGCCGTCCGCCTCGTCGGCCCGCGGGGGCGGATCGACGACCGTCGACTCGTCTGATTCGACAGATCCAGCTGACCCGTCCACGTCCGCCGAGTCGTCGAGTGTCACCACGCGAGCCGCTAAGACCGTTCGCGATTGGGTGTCTACCGACTCGTCGGGCAGCCAGAACGACGAGTACACTGACTCACCCGAGCACGCACACCGGAACAGATCCGACTCTGCCGGACGCCAGCAACCGGATCGGTCGCACGCAACCTCGCGGGCGGACAACCCGTGGCCCTCGAGTGCGAAGCCGGAGACCGACGAATCGAGTTCACCGACGACCGACGAGTTTGCCGAGTGGCCCGAGTCGGCTCGACGGCCCGAAGATCGGTCCGGCGCTCAGAACGAACCCGAGACGACAGGTGACGGGCGCGAAGAGTTCGAGACGACAGGTGACGGGCGCGAAGAGTTCGAGACGACAGGTGACGGGCGCGAAGAGTTCGAGACGACAGGTGACGGGCGCAAACGACGAGTCGAACGGGACGCCGATCAGCAGGATCGGTCGTCGGCAGCTCCAGCCGAACCGCGGACGAAAGACGAAAACGCAGCGCAAGCCGACGCCCGCAGCGAGGTGTTTTCAACGAACGACCTGCCCTCCTACTCGTCGGGTCCGGATCGATCCGCCTCGGAACGAAGTGCCGCCGGCAGTGCTCGGGCGGATTCACGTGCCACCACCGAAGGGACCGCTACCGGGGCCGACGACGCTCAGCCACCCGAACACGGTCGCGTCGTCAGCGAACCGAGCGGCGAGCGCCCCTCTATCGAGGAACTTCGCGCAGAACTCAACGAACAGTTCGAAAGCATCAAGATCGTCAGACCGGGCCAGTACGAGCTCAATTTGATGGAACTCTACAATCGCGACGAGTACATTATCTCACTTCAGGAAGATGGCCGATACGTGATCGACGTCCCGGATTCCTGGCGCGCTGGCGACGACGGTGAGGACTGAGCGTCGCCGCACGGGGCGATCGAGCCGTGGAACCTGTCCGTGTCTCGAACGTGTCGCCGTGGTCTTTCCAACTACTACCGGACTGTTTCGACTCCACGTCTCTTCGAATACGCTCAAAATCGCCATACTAGGTCTTTTCGATCTCCATCTGAAACGGTGGGTTCCGGGACGCGTTCCATGAATGCGGCTCTCCGTCGGACAACGGGAAAGACACGAACGACTCGACAGTTCGAAGAAAGACGGAGAGTGACCGAGTGAAGAGGTTCGATCGATCGTGGAAAGACGGATGGAAACCGTGTGGAACGGTTCGACAGTCCGAACGGAGACAGATGGATTTATGCGACGCGGATTCGACGACACGCACATGAGTACTGCAACCAAGGTCGTTCTCACTACGGTCGCCGTATCGGCGCTGCTGTCGATCCTGCTTGTCTTCCAGAACGCGCTCGCCTGATGTTCGAGACCCGTCCGCTCTCGGGCCCGGTCGAAGACGTTCGGGCAGTTCACGCCCCACGTGCCCTGATATTCGATTGCGAACGCGATTTCGAGACGCTGCCGCCGGCCCAGGCCGAGGATCTCGGCCTGTTCGTCGATGCGCTCGAGCCAGCGAGCTATCCTGCAGCCTGGCTACCCAGCGACGCCCCGACGTTGCTCGCTCGCTACGCGGGTTCGGATCTCACGATCGGGATGCCGGGCGACGGAAGTATCGCCTGGACCCGCCAGACCGAACCACCCGTGGTCCTCGTCAAGCCACGAGTCGAAGGGTCGCCAGACTCGTTCGTCGATTTTCTAGTCGCCGAGGCGTTCGTCCAGATTGGACTCGACGTTCCAGAACAGTTCATCGGCTTCTTCGAGGAGTCGTACCGCGACCTCGATCGGGCGGTTCCGCTCGATCCGAACGCCACCTATCAGATCGCTGCGGCGCTGTACGATGGCTGGGTGGGTCTTCAGACCCGGGACGTCTTCGCGGAGTGGCACGACGATCATCCAGCACTCGCCGACGCCTGGCAGGATGCCGGAAATCGACTCGAGGACCGCGTTGCTGGATTGCCCAGCGCTGTGTCCCGCGGTGAGACCGATTTCGCTGACGCGACCGAACTCGCGTGTGCGGCGATCAAGCACGCGGTCGAACTGCCGGCACCGTTCGCCGCCCTCGATACCGACGCGTATCGGGATCACGGCCCGGAGTACGCGATTCGCTGGGCCGAAAAGACCTTCGACTCGCTCGCCGACGAGTCGTAATCGACCTGTTTTCGGCCGGTGGTCCGTTTCACGCGGCGGCTGTCGTCGTAACTGATTTCCTGTGGGTGCTGTCGTCGGCAAAGAGGATGCTGTCGTCGGCAAAGAGGATGCTGTCGTCGGCAAAGAGGATGCTGTCGTCGGCAAAGAGGATGCTGTCGTCGTCGGAATCGCGCTGGACGATCGCGACCCGTAATCAATCGATTTTCGAGAAGTCGGCGTCGACGCTGCCGTCCTCGTCGAGGTCGATTACGCCGTCGAACAGCGCGCGAAATTCGTCGACGGTGTCCGTGTCGTGAGGTTCCTCCGAAAGGTGAAAGAGTCCGACTGCGTCGCGTTCGTCGAGCAGGTCGAGGATTCGCTCGACGGCCTCGAGGGCCCGTTCTTCACCGGCGTAGTAGGCCAGTTCCGTGACGGAGTCGAAACTGAGGCGGAGCTTTCCGTCGTGTTCGTCGAGGAAACCGTCGATGTGCGCAACGATCCCGTCGATGTCGTCCGGAGCAGCAACGTAATGGACGGTGTCGCTCGAGCGTCGCGAATATCCCCGTTCGATGCTCAGGGTATCGAGAATTTCGGCCCGCTCTTCGTCGACGTCGTAGTACTCGAGTTTCTGTCGAACCTCTCGCGCGGTGGTTCGCGTCGAGATGACGAGAAAGTTATCGGTGTCAGTTTTGAGGAAATCAGTGTCGATGCGATCCGTCTCACCGGTACTCGGATGCAACAGGAGCAATCCGGTACCGCCGGGTACCGTCTCCGGTGTCCCGTCGATTTCGAGCGTATAATCCATGCTGGCGTGAACAACTTTGGGCAATCCCTTAAGAGTGCGGATGTGGCTCTCGGTGCGCATGAGACTCCGAAATTCGGAGGAAGGGCCTGAAACTGTTCGAGGGTGGGACAGCGAGTTTCACCGAGTGTCGAAAGGAAATCCGGATGCCCGCGGATTTCAGTCGGCGTCGACCCTTCGTCCGTCATAATTTAGGCAAGCCTAAAAAACTGTCGGAGAGAATTCGACATCAGTTGAACGCGTGTGCCCCAACTCGATCGGTTGAACGGTCTCCTATTGACCGAAGGGATAGTTTCCGTATGCGAACTCGTTTATTTCTGGCTGTCCCATCGTCCGACTATGAGCGTACGCGAAGAATTCGACGACTGGGCATCGAGTGGCCGGGATAGAGGGATGGAGGAACGCCACTGGCACACCGCAAAGCACGCCCTGGCGCGGATGCCGATCGAACCCGGCGACACGGTCCTCGACCTGGGCTGTGGGAGCGGATACGCCGGGCGAGCACTCCGGGATACCAGCGATGCTGGTCGAGTCTACGGCCTCGACGGGTCGCCGGAAATGGCTCGCAACGCGGCCGGATATACCGACAGCGAGTCGATCGGCTACGTCGTCGGGGACTTCGACGCGCTCCCGTTTACCGACGACTCGATCGACCACTGCTGGTCGATGGAAGCATTCTATTATGCCTCCGATCCGAGAGAGACCCTCCGGGAAATCGTCCGTGTTCTCCGACCCGGCGGAACGTTCTACTGCGCCGTCAACTATTACGAAGAAAACGTCCACTCCCACGAGTGGGACGGGTTCATCTCGGTGGAGATGACACGCTGGAGTCGCTCCGAATATCGAGACGCGTTCCGCGAGGCCGGGTTCTCCGTCGCAGAACAGGACAACATTCCTGATCGCGAAATCACGATTCCCGGTGAAGCCGAGTTTCCACTCGAGGAATGGGACACCCGTGACGCGATGGTCGAACGATACCGCGAGTTCGGAACGCTGCTCACCGTCGGCGTCGCTCCGTGAGTTCGCATCCCGCCGTTCCACGAAATCTCTATACCGGTATAGTGATCTCGTCGCGGTCGCGCCAACCAGTGGATACTCGGCGCCCGAACCCCCTAATTTCCACTCGAGACACACGTTTCCCTCGGTACGATCGGTAACACCCCGGTTGGTTCGAGTTGAAACGGTCCCGTAGAGACGATGATATTCGAATATACTGATATAATTCTCCGTCGAACCGAAACGCCGAGCAAACGTGATCGAGATCGACATCGAAGTGACGGGTGCTCGTCGTAACTGACCCATCTCCCGATGAAATCGGACGACCGGACGGACCAACGGACTCGAGTCCACGGACGGACCGAAATCGCTGCGCGTGCGAGACGGATTCGACGATCAGAGGCCGTTCACTTCTCGAATCGTTCGCCCGCCGGAATCGCCACCTCGAGCCAGTTTTCTTCCGGCGGAAGCGGACAGTCGAAGGTATCGCTGTACGCACAGAACGGTGAGTACGCGAGGTTGAAATCGACGACGATCTTGTCGCCGTCGGTCAGTTCGTCTTCCGTCTCGAGTTCCATGTACCGGCCGCCCCGGTAGCTCTGTTGGCCGGTGGTCTTGTCCCGAAACGGCACGAACAGCGGTTGTTCGGTCGGGCGCTCCTGTCGGTACGCACCAAGTTCGAACGTGCCGTCTTCCAGGTCGTCGTCCGCACGCGAGAGGTCGAACTCGAGGGTCGCGGTCCGGCGGTAGCGAATTTCGCGGCCCGTGGTAGTGTCCATGAGAACTGGGTCCGGTTTCTCGTGGACCGTCGCGGTCGCGGTCACCCGGTAGGTCGGGTCCGGGTCGAAGTAATCGAGTCCGTCGAACGAATCGCGTTCTTCGGGCGGGATCGGCGACTGCGGATGCTCCGCGAAAAAGTCGTCTTTCTCGGCACGTTTCGACTCGAGTTCGTCGCGCCAGCGGTCGACGTCGATGGAACCGGTGTCGCTCATGGGTGCCGTAGGTGACCGAGCCTGGAGTGCGTTACGTTCCTCGCGGCACGGTTTGGGTGGCCAACCGACACCGACTCTCTCCCATTCCGGTTCGCTGGACGAGGGTTCACGGGCGTCTGGTCGCGATGACATCATTCCCTCCCTGTCGTTACAATTACCCCCTCGGTTACTCCATACGTCATTACGCTACACCTCATCGCTCTCCTCGTTCCACTCGCGACCTCACTGCTCTCTTCGTTCCGCTCGCGTCGTCTTTCGGGACGGTCCGCCCGCCAGTCTACGCGTTCGTCCAGCGGCGTGCAAACGAGGGGTGAGGCGGAAACGAGTGAGGCGAGGCGGCTCTGGAGGGAAGGAGTGATGTCGGTAGTCGAGTCGGGCCGGGAGACGGTCTCGAGGCGCGACCGAACCGGGAGTGACGAACCGTGGTTCGGTGTCCCGTCCCCAGTGTGGAATCGCTGCTCCCACGGCGCGGTTCGAGTTCGACGCGGATACGTTCGCACCCTCTTCGCTGGCCCGGTCATTTAAATACTATCGCGCGACCAATACGGTTCGTCAACCCTATGACCGACGGACGATGAGTACGGCAAGAATGACGAATTGGCGGACGGTGTTCGGCCACGACAGCCCCTACGATCCGCAGGTGGACGGCATCGAGACGGCCATCGATACCGCCCGGAATGACGGCTACACCGTCATCGAAGGCGCCTGTGGCACCGGAAAGACGATGATCGCGCTCACGGCGGGGATCGACCTCGTGCGCGATCCGGACACGGGCTACGAGCGTGTCCTCGTCCTCACGAGTGTCAAACAGCAGTTACGCCAGTTCGAGGACGACCTCGAGACGATCAACGAGAATTTGCCCGCCGACTGGGATCCGGTTTCGGGTCTCACGCTCGTCGGAAAGGCCGACGTCTGTCCGTACAACCGCGAGGGGAAGGCGGGATTCGACGACGGGACCGTCTACGACCGCTGTGAAACCCTGCGAGATCGGACCCGCGATCTCACCGGCGAGGGCGGCGAGACGACGGCACGGAATCTCGTCGGCCGGGCCCGGAGCCAGCAGATCGGACTGGCTGACAGCGCTGACCGAACTGGCGGTGCATTCCTCGAGACGGCGGGCGAACCGACCCCGTATCCGCCCGCATTACCCGAGCACGGCGACGGCGGACCCGTCGGTGCCGAAACCGAGTACTGTCCGTTCTACGCGCAATATCTCGAGGATTTGCCGGACGAGGCGAACGACGGCGACGCCGCGGAAGCGATCCCGTACGATTTCACCGACGCCGGCATGATCACCCCCGAAAATTTGGTCGCCAGATCGGTCGCACACGGAACGTGCCCTCACTCGGTGATGGGTGCCGCCCTCGGCCACGTGGAGGTCGTCATCGGGAACTATTACCACGCCTTCGATTCGAGGACGGTCGGCTCCTTTACCGGCGCGCTGGTGGACGAATCGACGTTCGTCGTCTGCGACGAGGCGCACATGCTGGAGCCGCGCGTTCGCGACCTGGTCAGCGAGGGGGTCGCCGACTCGACGCTGCGCGATGCCGAAACCGAACTCTCGCGAGTGATTCAGCCGGTCAAATTCGAGCGCGAGGGTCGACGGGCAGCGGGCGGATCCAAGACCGCCGACGCCGATCTCGTCCGCGCGGAACTGGCGGACAGCGACGTTTCCTACGAGGAACTCAATCGAACCCTCGAGTTCGTCGGCGACCTCCGGACCGAACTGGATCGCCGAGTGACCGATTTTCTCGACCGGAAACACAGGGGGTGGCAGTCGAATTTGACCGATCTCCCCGACGAGGAAATTCCCCTCCGCGACCCCGCTGTGCCGGCCGAAGACGAACTCACCGAGTGGGCGAACGCGGCGAACTACGGTGACGCGGACTGGGTCCGCGCCGAGGCAGTCGGTGCGGTCGTCGCGCGAATTCTGAACGAGGCCGAAGACGAAGACCGCACCCGTGCCGCACCGGCCGTTGGCCGCGTTCTCGGCGAGTGGTACCGCCAGGGCCACACCGACTACTTCCGAGAAATCGAACTCGAGCGAACGTGGGACGACACCGAACCGGCCGACTCCTGGCGCCGGGCGTACAACGCCAGGCTCGGCCTTCACAACTGCGTTCCGAGCGATGCGATCGGCTCCCGCCTCGCCTCGTTCGGCGGCGGCATTTTGATGAGCGCCACGCTCGAGCCGATGGACGCCTTCACCGAGGTAACCGGGCTTCGGTACCTCGAACGCGCGGAGGATCGGCCGGTCGTCGAGCGCCGATACGGCCTCCACTTCCCCGCCGAAAACCGGGAGAGCTTCGCGGTCGCCGTGCCGAAGTTCACCTACGACAATCGCGGCAGTCCGAGTGACGTCCGCGGACCGGGTGAGCACGGGCAACGGAATCCGACCAGAACGCACTACGCCGACGCTATCCAGAAGATCGCTCGTCTCCCCGGCAACGTCCTCGTCGGGATGCCGAGCTACGCCGAAGCCGAGTGGATCGCGGGCGTCCTCGAGCGGCGAGTCGACAAACCGATCCTGCTCGACGCCGCGAGCGACGACCAGACCACTCAGTCCCTCAAGGACGAATTCTTCGCGGGCGACGGGAAGGTACTCGTCACGAGTCTCCGGGGGACGCTGACCGAGGGCGTCGACTACAGTGGCGATCGGCTCGCGGCGGCGGTCGTCTGTGGTGTCCCGATCGTCAACACCTCGAGTCCCCGAACGAAAGCGGTTCGCCGGGCCTACGACGACGA encodes the following:
- a CDS encoding DUF7090 family protein; protein product: MDYTLEIDGTPETVPGGTGLLLLHPSTGETDRIDTDFLKTDTDNFLVISTRTTAREVRQKLEYYDVDEERAEILDTLSIERGYSRRSSDTVHYVAAPDDIDGIVAHIDGFLDEHDGKLRLSFDSVTELAYYAGEERALEAVERILDLLDERDAVGLFHLSEEPHDTDTVDEFRALFDGVIDLDEDGSVDADFSKID
- a CDS encoding DUF2073 domain-containing protein gives rise to the protein MPKATNADDSDPSDGVQIDLISGERMDGMATMEKIRMILDGVHDGNIVVLEEGLTPDEESRLIEVTMAEISPDEFNGIEIETYPKSETRDSSLLGRIMGTDQTETKLTVIGPANQIETLHKDETLISALVSRN
- a CDS encoding Era-like GTP-binding protein, producing the protein MGLFTELKDSISRVTDRLFSEQEPKRIGIYGPPNAGKTTLANRIARDWTGDAIGAESHVPHETRRARRKENVEIERDGKTVTIDIVDTPGVTTKVDYEEFTDEMDEEDAIRRSREATEGVAEAMHWLREDVDGVIYVLDSAEDPITQVNTMLIGIIESRDLPVLIFANKTDLEESSVKRIEDAFPQHTTIPLSAKEGNNMEEVYGKIAEYFG
- a CDS encoding Cdc6/Cdc18 family protein translates to MSDDDSEIAGSDETEIDGTNVFSSNLENPDIGTEEESNQGLFDDLLSGEPIFGNKEVLRPSYTPHELPHRSDQINKMATILVAALRGETPSNILIYGKTGTGKTASAKFVSKELESTSQKYSVPCDVEYINCEVTDTQYRVLAQLANKFIEKNEKRIDDRIADLESLLDDVAEYEANSDGDATDGRPDSGDRTVSDPFEFVSDGEREPHSTASTGGKKETESSGSPPEMEGSPDEHAASSVDRSDRTIGSGDDLDSTPSDSATSDSKTTDSSFPDSAATDHATTPATHPLESTPFDTRDDVDDRIAELEDDKESFEEVPMTGWPTDRVYSVFFDAVDYDERVVVIMLDEIDKLVEKSGDDTLYNLSRMNSELENSRVSIIGISNDLKFTDFLDPRVKSSLGEEEIVFPPYDANQLRDILEHRSEVAFKDGALSEDVIPLCAAFAAQEHGDARRALDLLRTAGELAERSQAETIVEEHVRQAQDKIELDRVVEVVRTLPTQSKLVLFAIILLEKNGVHSINTGEVFNIYKRLCEEIDADVLTQRRVTDLISELDMLGIVNAIVVSKGRYGRTKEISLSVPLEETEAVLLSDSRLSDIDDVQPFIQARFEN
- a CDS encoding DUF1684 domain-containing protein; this translates as MSDTGSIDVDRWRDELESKRAEKDDFFAEHPQSPIPPEERDSFDGLDYFDPDPTYRVTATATVHEKPDPVLMDTTTGREIRYRRTATLEFDLSRADDDLEDGTFELGAYRQERPTEQPLFVPFRDKTTGQQSYRGGRYMELETEDELTDGDKIVVDFNLAYSPFCAYSDTFDCPLPPEENWLEVAIPAGERFEK
- a CDS encoding DUF7089 family protein yields the protein MFETRPLSGPVEDVRAVHAPRALIFDCERDFETLPPAQAEDLGLFVDALEPASYPAAWLPSDAPTLLARYAGSDLTIGMPGDGSIAWTRQTEPPVVLVKPRVEGSPDSFVDFLVAEAFVQIGLDVPEQFIGFFEESYRDLDRAVPLDPNATYQIAAALYDGWVGLQTRDVFAEWHDDHPALADAWQDAGNRLEDRVAGLPSAVSRGETDFADATELACAAIKHAVELPAPFAALDTDAYRDHGPEYAIRWAEKTFDSLADES
- a CDS encoding class I SAM-dependent methyltransferase; protein product: MSVREEFDDWASSGRDRGMEERHWHTAKHALARMPIEPGDTVLDLGCGSGYAGRALRDTSDAGRVYGLDGSPEMARNAAGYTDSESIGYVVGDFDALPFTDDSIDHCWSMEAFYYASDPRETLREIVRVLRPGGTFYCAVNYYEENVHSHEWDGFISVEMTRWSRSEYRDAFREAGFSVAEQDNIPDREITIPGEAEFPLEEWDTRDAMVERYREFGTLLTVGVAP
- a CDS encoding ATP-dependent DNA helicase encodes the protein MTNWRTVFGHDSPYDPQVDGIETAIDTARNDGYTVIEGACGTGKTMIALTAGIDLVRDPDTGYERVLVLTSVKQQLRQFEDDLETINENLPADWDPVSGLTLVGKADVCPYNREGKAGFDDGTVYDRCETLRDRTRDLTGEGGETTARNLVGRARSQQIGLADSADRTGGAFLETAGEPTPYPPALPEHGDGGPVGAETEYCPFYAQYLEDLPDEANDGDAAEAIPYDFTDAGMITPENLVARSVAHGTCPHSVMGAALGHVEVVIGNYYHAFDSRTVGSFTGALVDESTFVVCDEAHMLEPRVRDLVSEGVADSTLRDAETELSRVIQPVKFEREGRRAAGGSKTADADLVRAELADSDVSYEELNRTLEFVGDLRTELDRRVTDFLDRKHRGWQSNLTDLPDEEIPLRDPAVPAEDELTEWANAANYGDADWVRAEAVGAVVARILNEAEDEDRTRAAPAVGRVLGEWYRQGHTDYFREIELERTWDDTEPADSWRRAYNARLGLHNCVPSDAIGSRLASFGGGILMSATLEPMDAFTEVTGLRYLERAEDRPVVERRYGLHFPAENRESFAVAVPKFTYDNRGSPSDVRGPGEHGQRNPTRTHYADAIQKIARLPGNVLVGMPSYAEAEWIAGVLERRVDKPILLDAASDDQTTQSLKDEFFAGDGKVLVTSLRGTLTEGVDYSGDRLAAAVVCGVPIVNTSSPRTKAVRRAYDDEFGDGFTYALTIPAVRKARQAIGRVIRSPADVGVRVLLDERYARDSWDSVRPYLPEDNEFQAVSPDMLDVGLERFRSRRSSQ
- a CDS encoding OapC/ArvC family zinc-ribbon domain-containing protein, giving the protein MPHQCTNCGRTFADGSKEMLSGCPDCGGNKFQFAPTAAAAAESFDDGGDSPSASSARGGGSTTVDSSDSTDPADPSTSAESSSVTTRAAKTVRDWVSTDSSGSQNDEYTDSPEHAHRNRSDSAGRQQPDRSHATSRADNPWPSSAKPETDESSSPTTDEFAEWPESARRPEDRSGAQNEPETTGDGREEFETTGDGREEFETTGDGREEFETTGDGRKRRVERDADQQDRSSAAPAEPRTKDENAAQADARSEVFSTNDLPSYSSGPDRSASERSAAGSARADSRATTEGTATGADDAQPPEHGRVVSEPSGERPSIEELRAELNEQFESIKIVRPGQYELNLMELYNRDEYIISLQEDGRYVIDVPDSWRAGDDGED